From Amycolatopsis sp. YIM 10, the proteins below share one genomic window:
- a CDS encoding TetR family transcriptional regulator — protein sequence MTQPTGLRERKKHATHRTLAVAAVRLAAAHGLDHVTVEDIAGEAGVSPRTFFNYFASKEDAVLMPYPDTEERTRRSVERFLAMPAHLSALEALVEAIRPDIELVEADREEWLARMSVIEANPSLVSRVMAAQAGSNRALVAAIAERTGLDAEKDLFPGLLFGAVGNAMQVSIRRWHAFGGEEPLTEFIDQACAAVAAGLPDPGKH from the coding sequence ATGACCCAGCCCACCGGCCTGCGCGAGCGCAAGAAGCACGCCACGCACCGAACGCTGGCCGTGGCCGCGGTCCGGCTCGCCGCCGCGCACGGGCTGGACCACGTCACCGTCGAGGACATCGCGGGCGAAGCCGGGGTCTCGCCGCGGACCTTCTTCAACTACTTCGCGTCCAAGGAGGACGCGGTGCTGATGCCCTACCCGGACACCGAGGAGCGCACCCGCCGCTCGGTGGAGCGGTTCCTCGCCATGCCCGCCCACCTCTCCGCGCTGGAGGCGCTGGTCGAGGCGATCCGGCCGGACATCGAGCTGGTCGAGGCCGACCGCGAGGAGTGGCTGGCGCGGATGTCGGTGATCGAGGCCAACCCGTCGCTGGTCTCGCGGGTGATGGCGGCCCAGGCCGGTTCCAACCGGGCCCTGGTCGCCGCGATCGCCGAGCGCACCGGGCTGGACGCGGAGAAGGACCTCTTCCCCGGCCTGCTGTTCGGCGCGGTGGGGAACGCCATGCAGGTCTCGATCCGCCGGTGGCACGCGTTCGGCGGCGAGGAGCCGCTCACCGAGTTCATCGACCAGGCCTGCGCGGCGGTCGCCGCCGGGCTGCCGGATCCCGGCAAGCACTGA